One genomic region from Cellulosilyticum sp. I15G10I2 encodes:
- a CDS encoding xanthine phosphoribosyltransferase, which produces MQLLQDKIRSDGTVKPGGVLKVDSFLNHQIDIPLYNEMGKEFARLFKDQGVTKILTIEASGIGIACIAAQYFNVPVVFAKKVQSKNLDGDIYTSQVHSFTHGKEYTIRVSKKFISEEDKVLIIDDFLANGKALIGLIDILDQANATLVGAGIAIEKGFQEGGKALRDKGINIQSLAIIKEMDEERIVFED; this is translated from the coding sequence CAAGATAAGATTAGGAGCGATGGAACAGTAAAGCCAGGTGGCGTACTGAAGGTAGACAGCTTTTTAAACCATCAGATTGATATTCCGCTTTACAATGAAATGGGTAAAGAATTCGCAAGGCTATTTAAGGATCAAGGAGTCACTAAAATCCTTACAATAGAGGCCTCAGGCATAGGGATTGCCTGTATAGCAGCACAATACTTTAATGTACCCGTTGTCTTTGCAAAAAAAGTTCAGTCTAAAAACTTAGATGGCGATATTTATACAAGTCAGGTACATTCATTTACTCACGGCAAAGAGTATACTATAAGAGTTTCTAAAAAGTTTATCAGTGAAGAAGATAAAGTACTTATAATAGATGATTTCTTAGCTAATGGCAAAGCATTAATAGGTCTTATAGATATCCTAGATCAAGCAAATGCCACTTTAGTTGGCGCAGGTATTGCGATAGAAAAAGGATTTCAAGAGGGCGGAAAAGCTTTAAGAGATAAAGGGATTAACATTCAGTCTTTGGCTATTATTAAGGAGATGGATGAAGAGCGGATTGTGTTTGAGGATTAG